Proteins from a genomic interval of Ictalurus furcatus strain D&B chromosome 2, Billie_1.0, whole genome shotgun sequence:
- the LOC128602066 gene encoding uncharacterized protein LOC128602066 isoform X3, translated as MMVCNSDSVCDQATEPAVVQPTEVPQDQVMDTVTILTLVVSNIQLQNRVKELEELLCEECRDCDMKSKVSLAEADLKFKKAVENIAQLKVVKSDLKNQVQTLQGTAHNMEHLLTKIRLVFDELENECEKVQEENKQMKEKLKLCEDLLMGYEKVVEENKEMKEKLKLCEDILMECEQEHEAEKNERKETLIHKEELLKVSLAEAEEKHQKAVETIAQLEVEKSDLKNQVETLHGIVKDMGNLLSKSEKECDELTTARAEEREAHSFLQSEYDKMKKTLMHMEELPKKHCIPLGSKETTSIETEVCENRNGSPAETT; from the exons ATGATGGTGTGCAATTCAG attcaGTGTGTGACCAGGCCACGGAACCGGCTGTGGTCCAACCCACAGAGGTTCCTCAGGACCAGGTCATG GATACTGTGACGATTCTGACCCTTGTGGTGTCCAATATTCAGCTGCAGAACAGAGTGAAGGAGCTGGAGGAACTGCTCTGTGAGGAATGCAGAGATTGTGACATGAAAAGCAAG GTCTCCCTGGCTGAAGCAGATTTGAAATTCAAGAAGGCTGTGGAGAACATTGCTCAGCTGAAGGTGGTGAAGTCTGACCTGAAAAACCAGGTTCAGACACTGCAAGGAACAGCGCATAACATGGAGCACCTGCTAACTAAGATTCGCTTGGTGTTTGATGAGCTAGAGAAC gagtgTGAGAAAGTGCAGGAGGAGAACAAACAGATGAAGGAGAAGTTAAAACTCTGTGAAGACTTACTGATG gggtATGAGAAAGTGGTGGAGGAGAACaaagagatgaaggagaagttAAAACTCTGTGAAGACATTCTGATG gagtgTGAGCAAGAGCACGAGGCAGAGAAAAATGAGAGGAAGGAGACTCTGATTCACAAGGAGGAGTTACTGAAG GTCTCACTGGCTGAAGCTGAGGAGAAACACCAGAAGGCCGTGGAGACCATTGCTCAGCTAGAGGTGGAGAAGTCTGACCTGAAAAACCAGGTGGAGACACTGCACGGAATAGTGAAGGACATGGGGAACCTGCTGTCTAAGAGTGAAAAGGAGTGTGATGAGCTAACAACA gcgCGTGCGGAAGAGCGGGAGGCTCACAGCTTCCTCCAGTCTGAGTACGATAAGATGAAGAAGACTCTGATGCACATGGAGGAATTACCAAAG aaacattgcATACCTCTTGGATCCAAGGAGACAACAAGTATTGAGACAGAAGTCTGTGAGAACAGAAATGGATCCCCAGCAGAAACAACATGA
- the LOC128602066 gene encoding uveal autoantigen with coiled-coil domains and ankyrin repeats-like isoform X2 yields MSALRAAVVDFPLRPLLYTAVAASTAAGIYYYVKRRSREKTAGPEDTTEDSVCDQATEPAVVQPTEVPQDQVMLQNRVKELEELLCEECRDCDMKSKVSLAEADLKFKKAVENIAQLKVVKSDLKNQVQTLQGTAHNMEHLLTKIRLVFDELENECEKVQEENKQMKEKLKLCEDLLMGYEKVVEENKEMKEKLKLCEDILMECEQEHEAEKNERKETLIHKEELLKVSLAEAEEKHQKAVETIAQLEVEKSDLKNQVETLHGIVKDMGNLLSKSEKECDELTTARAEEREAHSFLQSEYDKMKKTLMHMEELPKKHCIPLGSKETTSIETEVCENRNGSPAETT; encoded by the exons ATGAGTGCACTTCGCGCTGCTGTAGTGGATTTTCCACTGCGCCCCCTGTTGTACACGGCCGTAGCTGCATCCACGGCAGCCGGCATTTACTATTATGTTAAACGACGCAGTCGAGAGAAAACAGCGGGCCCCGAGGACACAACTGAAG attcaGTGTGTGACCAGGCCACGGAACCGGCTGTGGTCCAACCCACAGAGGTTCCTCAGGACCAGGTCATG CTGCAGAACAGAGTGAAGGAGCTGGAGGAACTGCTCTGTGAGGAATGCAGAGATTGTGACATGAAAAGCAAG GTCTCCCTGGCTGAAGCAGATTTGAAATTCAAGAAGGCTGTGGAGAACATTGCTCAGCTGAAGGTGGTGAAGTCTGACCTGAAAAACCAGGTTCAGACACTGCAAGGAACAGCGCATAACATGGAGCACCTGCTAACTAAGATTCGCTTGGTGTTTGATGAGCTAGAGAAC gagtgTGAGAAAGTGCAGGAGGAGAACAAACAGATGAAGGAGAAGTTAAAACTCTGTGAAGACTTACTGATG gggtATGAGAAAGTGGTGGAGGAGAACaaagagatgaaggagaagttAAAACTCTGTGAAGACATTCTGATG gagtgTGAGCAAGAGCACGAGGCAGAGAAAAATGAGAGGAAGGAGACTCTGATTCACAAGGAGGAGTTACTGAAG GTCTCACTGGCTGAAGCTGAGGAGAAACACCAGAAGGCCGTGGAGACCATTGCTCAGCTAGAGGTGGAGAAGTCTGACCTGAAAAACCAGGTGGAGACACTGCACGGAATAGTGAAGGACATGGGGAACCTGCTGTCTAAGAGTGAAAAGGAGTGTGATGAGCTAACAACA gcgCGTGCGGAAGAGCGGGAGGCTCACAGCTTCCTCCAGTCTGAGTACGATAAGATGAAGAAGACTCTGATGCACATGGAGGAATTACCAAAG aaacattgcATACCTCTTGGATCCAAGGAGACAACAAGTATTGAGACAGAAGTCTGTGAGAACAGAAATGGATCCCCAGCAGAAACAACATGA
- the LOC128602137 gene encoding apoptosis regulator BAX-like isoform X1, translated as MAAARSGEDPGTSNDSVLELGAVLLREFIYERLRRVGINVLRSVLGGSEPSDPTVRELAQCFQQIAEQLDGDEDLQRVRWNKEENPTFVPYSLSRSLTLRVLDSSTLQPTRETFVRVANELFRDGTFSWGRVVLLFYLAGQLVIKAIEQKMTDLIKNIIEWTLDYLREHVVDWIREQGGWGVMCSFFGTPTGQTACILLAAVLVMRRL; from the exons ATGGCAGCAGCACGATCAGGAGAAGATCCGG gcACCAGCAATGATTCAGTACTTGAATTAGGAGCTGTGCTGCTGAGGGA GTTCATTTACGAGCGACTCCGTCGTGTTGGGATCAATGTATTGCGGTCCGTACTGGGCGGGAGCGAGCCGAGCGACCCCACCGTTAGAGAACTTGCTCAATGCTTCCAGCAGATTGCAGAACAGCTGGATGGCGACGAAGACCTACAGAG AGTCCGATGGAACAAGGAGGAAAATCCCACTTTCGTaccatattctctctctcgctctctcactctcagagTCCTTGACAGCTCAACACTGCAGCCAACTAGAGAAACGTTTGTGAGGGTGGCGAATGAGCTTTTTAGGGATGGGACTTTTTCCTGGGGCAGAGTGGTGTTGCTGTTCTACCTAGCTGGTCAACTTGTGATCAAG GCTATCGAGCAGAAAATGACAGACCTCATCAAAAACATCATCGAATGGACTCTGGACTACCTGCGGGAACATGTGGTTGACTGGATTAGGGAACAGGGAGGCTGG ggggTGATGTGTTCCTTCTTTGGCACTCCTACCGGTCAGACTGCCTGCATCCTTCTGGCTGCTGTCCTGGTCATGCGCAGGTTGTGA
- the LOC128602116 gene encoding homologous recombination OB-fold protein-like isoform X2, with amino-acid sequence MKAEMGLDERNPSCFLHLYSVVMVLRKAASRQLSMNKVPNMAVMLKSILHTHGDAIAVFRDPTGEMQGTVHRRLLEERQGELKTGAVLLLKQVSVFSPSNRNHYLNVTPNNLLRIYPPDGAVHASSQHSQPALQPAGLLHCVSSKPEGGPISQMELHFDDHEDEEQEQGSIPAKPRVPANGVVRSTTRPDCSEDAQWDADDLDELLGELPVESYSA; translated from the exons ATGAAGGCTGAGATGGGATTGGATGAGAGAAACCCTTCCTGTTTCCTCCATCTGTACAGCGTTGTCATGGTGCTGCGGAAA GCGGCATCAAGACAACTGTCCATGAATAAGGTGCCTAACATGGCGGTGATGTTAAAGAGCATTTTACACACCCATGGAGATGCCATAGCAGTGTTCAGGGACCCCACGG GTGAGATGCAGGGTACAGTTCACAGACGGTTGCTGgaggagagacagggagagctGAAGACTGGCGCAGTGCTGCTGCTCAAACAA GTGAGCGTGTTCTCCCCCTCTAATCGGAACCACTACCTGAACGTAACCCCCAATAACCTTCTTCGAATCTACCCTCCTGACGGAGCAGTCCACGCGTCCTCCCAGCATTCTCAGCCTGCACTG CAACCTGCTGGATTACTGCATTGTGTGTCCTCCAAGCCTGAAGGGGGGCCCATATCTCAGATGGAACTGCATTTTGACGACCATGAGGATGAGGAGCAGGAGCAGGGCAGCATCCCGGCTAAACCTAGGGTCCCAGCTAATGGGGTGGTCCGGTCTACTACACGACCTGACTGCTCAGAGGATGCTCAATGGGATGCAG ATGATCTTGACGAGCTGCTTGGGGAGTTGCCTGTCGAGTCTTACTCCGCCTGA
- the LOC128602066 gene encoding uncharacterized protein LOC128602066 isoform X1: MSALRAAVVDFPLRPLLYTAVAASTAAGIYYYVKRRSREKTAGPEDTTEDSVCDQATEPAVVQPTEVPQDQVMDTVTILTLVVSNIQLQNRVKELEELLCEECRDCDMKSKVSLAEADLKFKKAVENIAQLKVVKSDLKNQVQTLQGTAHNMEHLLTKIRLVFDELENECEKVQEENKQMKEKLKLCEDLLMGYEKVVEENKEMKEKLKLCEDILMECEQEHEAEKNERKETLIHKEELLKVSLAEAEEKHQKAVETIAQLEVEKSDLKNQVETLHGIVKDMGNLLSKSEKECDELTTARAEEREAHSFLQSEYDKMKKTLMHMEELPKKHCIPLGSKETTSIETEVCENRNGSPAETT, translated from the exons ATGAGTGCACTTCGCGCTGCTGTAGTGGATTTTCCACTGCGCCCCCTGTTGTACACGGCCGTAGCTGCATCCACGGCAGCCGGCATTTACTATTATGTTAAACGACGCAGTCGAGAGAAAACAGCGGGCCCCGAGGACACAACTGAAG attcaGTGTGTGACCAGGCCACGGAACCGGCTGTGGTCCAACCCACAGAGGTTCCTCAGGACCAGGTCATG GATACTGTGACGATTCTGACCCTTGTGGTGTCCAATATTCAGCTGCAGAACAGAGTGAAGGAGCTGGAGGAACTGCTCTGTGAGGAATGCAGAGATTGTGACATGAAAAGCAAG GTCTCCCTGGCTGAAGCAGATTTGAAATTCAAGAAGGCTGTGGAGAACATTGCTCAGCTGAAGGTGGTGAAGTCTGACCTGAAAAACCAGGTTCAGACACTGCAAGGAACAGCGCATAACATGGAGCACCTGCTAACTAAGATTCGCTTGGTGTTTGATGAGCTAGAGAAC gagtgTGAGAAAGTGCAGGAGGAGAACAAACAGATGAAGGAGAAGTTAAAACTCTGTGAAGACTTACTGATG gggtATGAGAAAGTGGTGGAGGAGAACaaagagatgaaggagaagttAAAACTCTGTGAAGACATTCTGATG gagtgTGAGCAAGAGCACGAGGCAGAGAAAAATGAGAGGAAGGAGACTCTGATTCACAAGGAGGAGTTACTGAAG GTCTCACTGGCTGAAGCTGAGGAGAAACACCAGAAGGCCGTGGAGACCATTGCTCAGCTAGAGGTGGAGAAGTCTGACCTGAAAAACCAGGTGGAGACACTGCACGGAATAGTGAAGGACATGGGGAACCTGCTGTCTAAGAGTGAAAAGGAGTGTGATGAGCTAACAACA gcgCGTGCGGAAGAGCGGGAGGCTCACAGCTTCCTCCAGTCTGAGTACGATAAGATGAAGAAGACTCTGATGCACATGGAGGAATTACCAAAG aaacattgcATACCTCTTGGATCCAAGGAGACAACAAGTATTGAGACAGAAGTCTGTGAGAACAGAAATGGATCCCCAGCAGAAACAACATGA
- the LOC128602116 gene encoding homologous recombination OB-fold protein-like isoform X3: MQGTVHRRLLEERQGELKTGAVLLLKQVSVFSPSNRNHYLNVTPNNLLRIYPPDGAVHASSQHSQPALQPAGLLHCVSSKPEGGPISQMELHFDDHEDEEQEQGSIPAKPRVPANGVVRSTTRPDCSEDAQWDAGAVMSRNRMILTSCLGSCLSSLTPPDADTINIEMCQTTAKWHSRTCFLFSLCFCRSCCKICT, encoded by the exons ATGCAGGGTACAGTTCACAGACGGTTGCTGgaggagagacagggagagctGAAGACTGGCGCAGTGCTGCTGCTCAAACAA GTGAGCGTGTTCTCCCCCTCTAATCGGAACCACTACCTGAACGTAACCCCCAATAACCTTCTTCGAATCTACCCTCCTGACGGAGCAGTCCACGCGTCCTCCCAGCATTCTCAGCCTGCACTG CAACCTGCTGGATTACTGCATTGTGTGTCCTCCAAGCCTGAAGGGGGGCCCATATCTCAGATGGAACTGCATTTTGACGACCATGAGGATGAGGAGCAGGAGCAGGGCAGCATCCCGGCTAAACCTAGGGTCCCAGCTAATGGGGTGGTCCGGTCTACTACACGACCTGACTGCTCAGAGGATGCTCAATGGGATGCAGGTGCAGTGATGTCGAGAAACCGA ATGATCTTGACGAGCTGCTTGGGGAGTTGCCTGTCGAGTCTTACTCCGCCTGACGCCGACACCATTAATATAGAAATGTGCCAGACCACAGCAAAATGGCATAGCCGAACatgctttttgttcagtttgtgtTTCTGTAGAAGCTGTTGTAAGATATGTACATAA
- the LOC128602116 gene encoding homologous recombination OB-fold protein-like isoform X1 gives MKAEMGLDERNPSCFLHLYSVVMVLRKAASRQLSMNKVPNMAVMLKSILHTHGDAIAVFRDPTGEMQGTVHRRLLEERQGELKTGAVLLLKQVSVFSPSNRNHYLNVTPNNLLRIYPPDGAVHASSQHSQPALQPAGLLHCVSSKPEGGPISQMELHFDDHEDEEQEQGSIPAKPRVPANGVVRSTTRPDCSEDAQWDAGAVMSRNRMILTSCLGSCLSSLTPPDADTINIEMCQTTAKWHSRTCFLFSLCFCRSCCKICT, from the exons ATGAAGGCTGAGATGGGATTGGATGAGAGAAACCCTTCCTGTTTCCTCCATCTGTACAGCGTTGTCATGGTGCTGCGGAAA GCGGCATCAAGACAACTGTCCATGAATAAGGTGCCTAACATGGCGGTGATGTTAAAGAGCATTTTACACACCCATGGAGATGCCATAGCAGTGTTCAGGGACCCCACGG GTGAGATGCAGGGTACAGTTCACAGACGGTTGCTGgaggagagacagggagagctGAAGACTGGCGCAGTGCTGCTGCTCAAACAA GTGAGCGTGTTCTCCCCCTCTAATCGGAACCACTACCTGAACGTAACCCCCAATAACCTTCTTCGAATCTACCCTCCTGACGGAGCAGTCCACGCGTCCTCCCAGCATTCTCAGCCTGCACTG CAACCTGCTGGATTACTGCATTGTGTGTCCTCCAAGCCTGAAGGGGGGCCCATATCTCAGATGGAACTGCATTTTGACGACCATGAGGATGAGGAGCAGGAGCAGGGCAGCATCCCGGCTAAACCTAGGGTCCCAGCTAATGGGGTGGTCCGGTCTACTACACGACCTGACTGCTCAGAGGATGCTCAATGGGATGCAGGTGCAGTGATGTCGAGAAACCGA ATGATCTTGACGAGCTGCTTGGGGAGTTGCCTGTCGAGTCTTACTCCGCCTGACGCCGACACCATTAATATAGAAATGTGCCAGACCACAGCAAAATGGCATAGCCGAACatgctttttgttcagtttgtgtTTCTGTAGAAGCTGTTGTAAGATATGTACATAA
- the LOC128602137 gene encoding apoptosis regulator BAX-like isoform X2 — protein sequence MAAARSGEDPGTSNDSVLELGAVLLREFIYERLRRVGINVLRSVLGGSEPSDPTVRELAQCFQQIAEQLDGDEDLQRVLDSSTLQPTRETFVRVANELFRDGTFSWGRVVLLFYLAGQLVIKAIEQKMTDLIKNIIEWTLDYLREHVVDWIREQGGWGVMCSFFGTPTGQTACILLAAVLVMRRL from the exons ATGGCAGCAGCACGATCAGGAGAAGATCCGG gcACCAGCAATGATTCAGTACTTGAATTAGGAGCTGTGCTGCTGAGGGA GTTCATTTACGAGCGACTCCGTCGTGTTGGGATCAATGTATTGCGGTCCGTACTGGGCGGGAGCGAGCCGAGCGACCCCACCGTTAGAGAACTTGCTCAATGCTTCCAGCAGATTGCAGAACAGCTGGATGGCGACGAAGACCTACAGAG agTCCTTGACAGCTCAACACTGCAGCCAACTAGAGAAACGTTTGTGAGGGTGGCGAATGAGCTTTTTAGGGATGGGACTTTTTCCTGGGGCAGAGTGGTGTTGCTGTTCTACCTAGCTGGTCAACTTGTGATCAAG GCTATCGAGCAGAAAATGACAGACCTCATCAAAAACATCATCGAATGGACTCTGGACTACCTGCGGGAACATGTGGTTGACTGGATTAGGGAACAGGGAGGCTGG ggggTGATGTGTTCCTTCTTTGGCACTCCTACCGGTCAGACTGCCTGCATCCTTCTGGCTGCTGTCCTGGTCATGCGCAGGTTGTGA